In Pelagicoccus sp. SDUM812003, the genomic stretch GCGCTCGTCTGGCGGAGATGATCGACAAGAATGTGGAGTACGCCTCGTCGTTGATCGAGCAATGGCGGGCGTTTGCCGAACCGGAGAACCTGCGCGGAGACTACGCTTCCGCTGAGGAGATCGCTCAGTGGGCGATCGGTCTGGTTCGCCTGCGAGCGGAGGCCAAGAAGGTGGAGCTGCTTCTCGAGGTGCAATCGCCGCTGGTCAGCCCGCGCCTGAATCGCTATGCCACGATTCGGATTTTGGTGAACCTGCTGCAGAACGCGATCGAAGCGGTGCCGCGCGAGGCGGGATGGGTGCGCTTTCGAGCAGGGGAGAGGGATGGCATGGTGGAGTTTAGCGTGAGCGACAACGGAGCAGGCATCGATCCCGCCGTCGGGCAAAAGATATTTCAACCCCGCTACACGACGAAGAAGAAGGGAACCGGATTGGGGCTGTTCATCGCGCGTCGCATCGTCGACTCAGCCCGCGGCTCGATTTCGCTTTGCTCTCGTCCTGGTCGGGGAACGACATTTACCGTACAGCTTCCCGCCATTTGATGAGCGCCTCCCAAGATCTAGAGAACGAAAGCCTAATCGTATGTCGCAATAGCCAAGGCACCCAGCTGAGGGCGACGCTGATGAGGATGACCCGCTATCTGGTCACCTTCGAGGTCTACAATCCCTACAGCATCCTTCAGCTCTCGGAGGTGCTTGGCGAATTCGAGATCGTCATCAACTCCCGTAAGGTCTACCAAGGCAGAGCGATCGTCAGCAACATGGTGAACACCGGACTGGTGCTGGTGTGCGAAGCCACGCTGGACGAAGACAGCTGGCTGGATGTGGAGCTGCTCTCGCCCACGGCTCAGGTAGAGCGGCTGTCGGACGACTTCGACCGGTTGATCAAGGAATGGGAGAAGGTGGGCAGCATCTCCGCGGAGCTCAAGATTCTGATATCGGACATCGAGACCTTTCTCACGGACATACGCCGTTGGACGGAGAACATCGAGATGTCGGTGCGTTCGGCCCCGCCACCGGAGCGGGATAACTACGAAGTGAAGGTGGTGGAGAAGGTGAACAGTCTGGTGGCGCCCGTCATCGCCGATCAGTTCAAGCGCTTCGAGGAGATAGCGGAGGAGGTGCCCGAGCAGATCCGCGACATCCACCGAGCGTTTTGCCGGCGCCAGTTGCACCCGTTGCTCCTGTGCGCACCCTTTGTGCATCGAACCTTCGAAAAGCCCCTGGGCTATGCTGGCGACTATGAAATGGTGAACATGATTCTGCGCGACCCCATGGAAGGAGCGTCGATATTCGCCAAGGTCGTGAATATCCAGTTTTTGGCGACACCTCCAGCGGAGGGTCATCGAAACCGTATCGATTATTTGCTTACGACCATTTCGAACGAGACGCGTCGCTGCCGGAGCAAGGGCCGACGGGCGCGCATATTCAATCTTGGCTGTGGACCGGCGAAGGAGGTTCAGCAGTTTCTCGCCAAGGACGAGCTCTGCGAAATGGCGGATTTCGCATTGCTCGACTTCAATGAGGAAACCATCACTCGTACGGGGCAGCTGCTGAGGGATTTGAAATCGAGGCATCGCCGCTCGACCTCGATCCGCATGATCCAGCGCTCCGTGAACCAGATCCTGAAGGAAGGACCGAGAATCGGCGATGTGCAGGGCGAAGAGGCGGTGTACGACCTGGTGTATTGCGCCGGCCTTTTCGACTACCTTTCGGATCGTGTCTGCAAGCGCCTGCTGGAAACGTTCTACAAGATGACCGCTCCGGGAGGGATCGTGGTGGCGACCAATGTGGACGATAGCAATCCCGTGCGCAACGTCATGGAATACGTGACGGAATGGCACCTCATTTATCGCAATGCCGAGCAATTCGCGGAGCTCGCTCCTTCCGAGGCGCCCGCTGATAGGGTGAGCGTGCACAAGGACGCGTCCGCTGCGAATATCTTTCTGGAGCTTCGCAAGCCGGAGTAACATGCAGCAGGCTCCCTCGATGAAGAAGAGCAGCCTGGACCGCGAATACCGCGAGTACAACAAAGGGCTGCAGTTGGGGACCTCGAAAGTGGCGGCCCTGTTCATCGTCGCATTGATGCCGCTGGGAAGCCTGCTGGACTACTTCGTCTATCCTGGTCAGCTGGGCTTCTTCCTCGAGTTGAGGCTCTTGTGCTCGGCCATCGCCCTTGCCGGGTGGTGGTTTTTGAAGACGCCGCTTGGAAAGCACGTCTATCGGCCCTTCGGGCTTTTCATCTTCCTGCTCCCATCCTTCTTCATCAGCCTGATGGTCTATTTCACCGAAGGCGCCGAATCGCCGTACTACGCGGGGCTCAATCTTGTGTTCGTGGGGCTCTCCTGGGTGGTGCAAATGTATACTTTGGATACCTTGGTGGCGGTGGCGATTACCTTGCTGATGTATGGCGCGGCGGTGTATTCAAACGGGAATGCGTCGGAGTCGATATTGTTCAACAATCTCTACTTTCTGGGACTGACTGGCATTATAGTCGTATCCGGAACCTACATACTTAACCGCATGAAGTTTCGGGAGTTCGTGCTGCGTCACGAGCTCGATCAGAATCGAAGCCAGTTGACGGAATCGAACCAGAAGCTGGTGGAGATGGACAAGGCGAAGACCAATTTCTTCGCCAACATCAGCCACGAGCTGAGGACGCCGCTCACGCTCTTGATCGGTCCGTTGGATCGGTTGCGAAGCCCTCGGGAGAGCGTTTCGGAGCGGGAGCGCGACGAGTTGCTCGACATCATGCAGCAGAACGCCATGCGCCTGATGCGCCTGATCAACGACCTGCTTAACTTGGTCCGTCTGGAAAGCGGTTCATTGAAGCTGCGTCCGGCCGCCATCGATCTGCGTCCCTATTTGGAGGGCATTTGTCGGTCGTTTCTCCCCATGGCCCAGGAGCGGCATCTGGAGTTTCGTTGGGAAATAGACGACGAAGGTAAGCGGCAGGTTCACCTTGACCAGGACAAGGTGGAGAAGATTCTCCTGAACCTGCTGTTCAACGCCATCAAGTTCACGCCGCCTGGCGGCAGCATCGTATTGCGGGCCCGCCGAGACGGATCTTTGGTTCGTATCGAAGTGGAGGATACGGGGCAGGGAATCGCTCCCGAGGAGCTGG encodes the following:
- a CDS encoding hybrid sensor histidine kinase/response regulator, which produces MTDTKKRILLIDDDPSVCSALLMLLKDEFDAHAAGTVREGVELFDSLNPNVVVLDLHLPDQHGLDALRSIRRMNRSAPVVILTGYATLEAVEESMRLGASDCLHKPFDALALRSRLRELSNLDDVLGPEVEESSAAYGRLEPSDDSLVASSFLHDIGNPLTSLSAISAMMQECVGDAQKCARLAEMIDKNVEYASSLIEQWRAFAEPENLRGDYASAEEIAQWAIGLVRLRAEAKKVELLLEVQSPLVSPRLNRYATIRILVNLLQNAIEAVPREAGWVRFRAGERDGMVEFSVSDNGAGIDPAVGQKIFQPRYTTKKKGTGLGLFIARRIVDSARGSISLCSRPGRGTTFTVQLPAI
- a CDS encoding class I SAM-dependent methyltransferase, with amino-acid sequence MSASQDLENESLIVCRNSQGTQLRATLMRMTRYLVTFEVYNPYSILQLSEVLGEFEIVINSRKVYQGRAIVSNMVNTGLVLVCEATLDEDSWLDVELLSPTAQVERLSDDFDRLIKEWEKVGSISAELKILISDIETFLTDIRRWTENIEMSVRSAPPPERDNYEVKVVEKVNSLVAPVIADQFKRFEEIAEEVPEQIRDIHRAFCRRQLHPLLLCAPFVHRTFEKPLGYAGDYEMVNMILRDPMEGASIFAKVVNIQFLATPPAEGHRNRIDYLLTTISNETRRCRSKGRRARIFNLGCGPAKEVQQFLAKDELCEMADFALLDFNEETITRTGQLLRDLKSRHRRSTSIRMIQRSVNQILKEGPRIGDVQGEEAVYDLVYCAGLFDYLSDRVCKRLLETFYKMTAPGGIVVATNVDDSNPVRNVMEYVTEWHLIYRNAEQFAELAPSEAPADRVSVHKDASAANIFLELRKPE